A part of Paenibacillus sp. IHBB 10380 genomic DNA contains:
- a CDS encoding pilus assembly protein, translating into MLLRKRTFHIRKTSSEQGSIVLEAALVFPLFIFFILFLIYMVQMTLISTALQSTVSDTVKMVSTHMYPVALAVTPDATEDVEGGSKLTGNWIIPKLSVTDWASEYSKSLPAPLSDWIMAAAATGDEPLQNLKNSTAEAVLDPIVKPLLKPFMQSQMLSYGRIHVSNIHVPDMKTRNNPYFGIEVSYELPMRVPFINKKIVLQARSEERLWIGDTSDASDGSHEESTEDSGSIQLIEKPNPAVVSKKTKVRVKVAPDSHAHLSVFYKSGESTAKYLGWSRADADGYIEWEWSVGPNTTPGTWSFVVKAEDGKSMEVTFTVVDRD; encoded by the coding sequence ATGTTACTAAGAAAGCGGACTTTTCATATTAGAAAAACATCAAGTGAACAGGGGAGCATCGTACTTGAGGCTGCTCTAGTATTTCCGCTGTTTATATTTTTTATATTATTTCTTATTTATATGGTTCAGATGACTTTGATTTCTACGGCATTACAAAGCACAGTATCGGATACTGTCAAGATGGTATCTACACATATGTATCCTGTTGCGTTGGCTGTTACACCTGATGCTACGGAGGATGTGGAAGGTGGATCAAAGCTAACTGGGAATTGGATTATACCTAAGCTCTCCGTTACAGATTGGGCATCTGAGTATAGTAAATCTCTCCCTGCACCACTTAGTGATTGGATAATGGCAGCTGCAGCTACGGGAGACGAGCCATTACAAAACTTGAAGAATAGCACGGCAGAGGCAGTTCTTGATCCAATCGTAAAACCTCTTCTAAAGCCCTTCATGCAGAGCCAAATGCTAAGTTATGGTCGAATCCACGTTTCTAACATTCATGTGCCTGATATGAAGACTAGGAACAATCCGTATTTCGGAATAGAAGTAAGTTATGAGTTACCTATGAGGGTTCCTTTTATTAATAAAAAGATAGTATTACAGGCTAGATCGGAAGAGCGCCTGTGGATTGGGGATACATCAGATGCTTCAGATGGAAGTCATGAAGAGTCTACAGAAGATTCGGGATCTATTCAATTGATAGAAAAACCTAATCCTGCGGTAGTTAGCAAGAAGACTAAAGTTAGGGTGAAGGTAGCTCCGGACAGTCATGCACATCTTTCTGTTTTTTATAAAAGTGGCGAGAGTACCGCGAAGTATCTTGGCTGGAGTCGTGCAGATGCAGATGGCTATATAGAGTGGGAGTGGTCTGTGGGTCCGAATACGACACCAGGCACATGGTCCTTTGTTGTTAAGGCAGAAGACGGAAAAAGTATGGAAGTGACGTTCACCGTGGTTGACCGGGATTAA